The region TCCTTTTGCCATGATTCCTATTCGATCACTTAGAATATCAGCCTCTTCCATTGAATGTGTTGTTAGAATAATCGCTCTCCCTTTCTTTGCATTCTCAATAACGTCCCAAACATGTCTTCGAGTTATGGGGTCCATGCCAGTAGTCTGAAGACATGAAGTTTAGACCAAAATGGATCGAATGATGATGATATTGATTCACATAACTTGtggtaaaaaaacaaaaaattaatttattttttaccgGTTCATCTAAGAAGACCAACTTTGGTTCACCGATTAGAGCTATTGCAACACTGAGGCGGCGTTTCATTCCTCCACTGTAGCTGCGAGATGTTACTCTGGCTGCCTCTGTGAGTCTTACCTCCGCCAATGATTTTTGAACAACCTGTATAGCAATTAACAATGAGATAAGGATAAATCTTGAAAATTATTTAAGCGCAAAAGTGACTGCATATATTACACTCAAATTAGGGCATACCGTCTTAAGTGAAGCAGGGGGGAGACCCTTGATACTGGCAAAAAGATAGAGGTGTTCTTGACCAGACAGTGCATCCCAAAGAATATCAAACTGCAAAATACACACACAAATTCTTACTTTCTCAATTCTCAGccttaataataattaattactTCAAATGAAAATACcgatataaaaattaaaaagaaagtaGTCACCTGGGGGCAAACACCTATCATTTTCTGGATATTTGACATGCCAACAGAGCTTCGGATGGAATGTCCGTATATGAGAGCTGTTAATTAATCATAAGACATTTAAAACTAATGTAATCTCATTTAATATAGAATATAAACTGTAACCGATAATTCAACCACACTAAAAGAACACAGTACCATCTCCTTCGGTGACTGGTGTGATTCCTGTCAAGCAATTGATTGCAGTAGTTTTTCCAGCTCCATTGGGTCCTAGAAGACAAAAAAGCTGATCTTTTGGGAAGTTCATCCATAAGCCCTGTAAATAAGTTCAAAGTAAAATCAGCTTACAGGATATATATACTTTCACAAGAGCATAAAAAAAAGAGTGTTGTACCTTGAGTGCATGGTAGGGTGCACTTCTCTTGCAATTGCAGCAACCAATGTTAGTTCTTCCAGGATATACTTTCTCAAGACCATGTATCTGAACTGCAAGATTTGGATCAACAAAACCTTCTCTATGTTGCTGCTTCACAATGTTTTCCTCTTGAAGTACATCTTCATCATCCGGATATGTGTTTCCCAATGTTGGAACAGACCACATGCAACTACAGATCCGACCCTCTTAAATAAAGAGCGGATTCAGATGTTTTAGTGATAACAATAACAATAGAATTTGCAAGAATTGAAAGAACATATGGTTATTTATTCATTCAGTTACCTTCCACCTTGTTTCCACCTTTCCCTGACCAGTATCCGGGGTTCAGACAGTAGAACATTGGTTTTCTTACACCTGATGAGTTGGGGAAGATATTATCAAAGTAGATTGCAAGGGAAACCCACAGTATAAAGGTTGATACAAGCCATATATAGATATCACTCTGCCAaacacaaacaaaacaaaaatgaaGCTGTTGAATAGAGTTGACCATTATGCATGCTGGCGTAGTTATGATCCACACTGTTGACAGTTGTTAGTTGAGTTagttaaataatttaaatttgtTTCTCCTCATCTAATCAATTTCTGTTTTCTTTCAAATTTGTTCAATTTGATTTCTATTTCTACATGGAGCGAGATGTGGTAGGGAAACACCAAATAAATACATACCACTGTTATTATACAGTCAATGTCATTTGGTGCACATTTCCCAATATGGCTCCACCTGATACCAGGGTCTTGAGGAGTTGAAGTAGCATCAGAAAGCAACTGAAGGGCTTTAGCAAGAAGATTAGGTGGGAAGAAAGACCAGATGATCCTTTGTGTGTTAGAGAAGTTGTCAGTGTAGGGAAATCCAAATATCGTAACCACCTTCATGCATAAAGAAAAAAAGTTCTCAGATCTGACACGTGGCAAAGTGAGTAGCTTTTTGTAAAAGCAATAAAAAAGGAAGTTACCTGTGTCAGGAAGCCAACTATATATACGGAGAAACCGACAGTTGTGGATGAAGTGGATTTGCTGATGAAGGATGAAAACATGAACGCGAAACCAATCTGGCAGCAAAAGTTAGAAAATGTTAATCCACCAGCATATGGAATGGAATTTGTTTTATATAACTTGGAAAAGGAAAGACTTTGACCATGTTTAATTGGAAGAGAAAGAACACAAGAAACACAACTCCAAAGCTGTTGTTCAAGAAGAAATCAAACCGAAACATCATTCCAAAGAGAACTATGAAAAGAGATGAAAATAGGGTGATGATTCCCTCCCATGTGAGCCATGATAACCAATAAGCCGTGTCATAAAGTCCCATCATAGCCATCGCCTGTAAGGAAAACAAACAATACAAATTTTGAGATATGACTTGGAATATGTAAACAAACATAtagcattaaaaaaaaaaaaaaattcttagcaCCTGGCGAAGCCTGAGTTCTTTCTCGACTATCAAAGAACTAATCTGTAACACAAAACCAAACATGGCAATTGCCAGGAAAAAACTTGGTCCTGCTGTGCCCACAGAAGAGTATGTTTCAACTACCGGATGTGCAAATTCCTTCAAACTGACAATCCAACTGAAACTAGGATCTGCCACACATTGAAATGGAGTAGATATGACAGTCCATAAGTAGAAAAAAGATGTAATAAAGGAAGTCATCATATACGTACATATTTTATACCTCCTATTAATGATCTTGCAATTTCACGTTCAGCAGCAATTTGGAGTGGTATTGCGAATTTAAATGTTGGATCTTCATAATGTCCTCGTTTTGCAATAGGTGTAGAGTTCGTTTGTAATCCGTAACTAATTACAGTAGCATTTCTCTCAACAAAATGAAGAGCTCCAGGACAGGTCATAGGATTAGCAAAAAGCCATGCATCCACCTCACCTTTTGTTCGAAAcggtttgacctaagggtatgcCATGAATGATCATTCAAATGAGAATCTCTTTCTAATAAAAGTGACTCCTCTTGAGAGCTAATTGCAGTATGGTGGTACCATATATCAAGAAGTATTTATTTTCAATTGTCTTATGAGAGTGTATTTCTTGTCACATAGTTACCTATTTAATTCGTAATTTCACAAATGAGATTATACTACCACGATTTATTGGTAATATTTGATCAATGGAGATGGATGGCACTCAAATGATTCTCCTGACATTAACAAATCCAACCCTTTCAAAATGCTTACAATGTCTTTAAACATAAGATTCTAAGGTTGGCGGTTGGTTACGGACAacaattttcagtttttttggaaaatttgaaaaacacgtttggttaaaactttttagttttcattttccataataaattttaaaaacgtGT is a window of Lactuca sativa cultivar Salinas chromosome 1, Lsat_Salinas_v11, whole genome shotgun sequence DNA encoding:
- the LOC111898185 gene encoding ABC transporter A family member 2, with the translated sequence MELQKGLKLLLQQYKALFMKNLLLAWRNKRATFLQLFSSIFFIFLLFIVQKAINAQFGSSTSFKTVRDPEALIDPPIPPCEDKYYTKLPCFDFVWSGSDSARIGSIVDRIRANNPGRPIPSTKVKPFRTKGEVDAWLFANPMTCPGALHFVERNATVISYGLQTNSTPIAKRGHYEDPTFKFAIPLQIAAEREIARSLIGDPSFSWIVSLKEFAHPVVETYSSVGTAGPSFFLAIAMFGFVLQISSLIVEKELRLRQAMAMMGLYDTAYWLSWLTWEGIITLFSSLFIVLFGMMFRFDFFLNNSFGVVFLVFFLFQLNMIGFAFMFSSFISKSTSSTTVGFSVYIVGFLTQVVTIFGFPYTDNFSNTQRIIWSFFPPNLLAKALQLLSDATSTPQDPGIRWSHIGKCAPNDIDCIITVSDIYIWLVSTFILWVSLAIYFDNIFPNSSGVRKPMFYCLNPGYWSGKGGNKVEEGRICSCMWSVPTLGNTYPDDEDVLQEENIVKQQHREGFVDPNLAVQIHGLEKVYPGRTNIGCCNCKRSAPYHALKGLWMNFPKDQLFCLLGPNGAGKTTAINCLTGITPVTEGDALIYGHSIRSSVGMSNIQKMIGVCPQFDILWDALSGQEHLYLFASIKGLPPASLKTVVQKSLAEVRLTEAARVTSRSYSGGMKRRLSVAIALIGEPKLVFLDEPTTGMDPITRRHVWDVIENAKKGRAIILTTHSMEEADILSDRIGIMAKGRLRCIGNSIRLKSRFGTGYIAHIRFSATSANVTPSREDVTASACHEEVKLFFKDRLDVVPKDENKSFLTFVIPHYKEDRLTKFFEELENREEEFGISDIQLSLATLEEVFLNIAKQAEFESAAAEGRFTTLTLTSGTSLQIPVGARYIGIPETVSTENPHGVMVEVYWGQDDAGALCISGHSNETSIPSHVQLPDALSSSHSHTSRRNFLGRSGPVHGIVINPN